A genomic region of Vicia villosa cultivar HV-30 ecotype Madison, WI unplaced genomic scaffold, Vvil1.0 ctg.001245F_1_1, whole genome shotgun sequence contains the following coding sequences:
- the LOC131634166 gene encoding alpha,alpha-trehalose-phosphate synthase [UDP-forming] 5-like, whose product MASRSYSNLLDLTSCGSPSSFGREKKRLPRVATVAGVLSELDDETNTSVGSDAPSSVCQERMIIVGNQLPLKAQRKEENGKWEFTWDEDSLLLQLKDGLGDDVETIYIGCLKEEIDPVEQDDVAQYLLDNFKCVPTFLPPELFTKFYHGFCKQHLWPLFHYMLPLSPDLGGRFDRSLWQAYVSVNKIFADKVMEVINPDEDFVWVHDYHLMVLPTFLRKRFNRARLGFFLHSPFPSSEIYRTLPVRDELLRALLNSDLIGFHTFDYARHFLSCCSRMLGIAYQSKRGYIGLEYYGRTVSIKILPVGIHIGQLESVMNLSETESKVAELRNRFKGQTVMLGVDDMDIFKGISLKLLAMEQLLLQHADKRGNVVLVQIANPARGRGKDVQEVQCETYATVKRINDTFGRPGYTPVILIDTTLQSYERIAYYAIAECCLVTAVRDGMNLIPYEYIICRQGNEKIDEILGISSSIHKKSMLVVSEFIGCSPSLSGAIRVNPWNIDAVAEAMDSALMVPESEKQMRHEKHYRYVSTHDVAYWARSFLQDLERACRDHLRRRCWGIGFGLGFRVIALDPNFRKLSVEHIASAYKRTKHRAILLDYDSTMVQPGSISTTPNAESVAILNSLCSDTKNCVFLVSGKERKTLTEWFSSCEKLGLAAEHGYFVRTSHTEEWEACVSVPDFDWKQIAEPVMQLYTETTDGSNIESKESALVWNYEFADRDFGSCQAKELLDHLESVLANEPVSVKSGPNIVEVKPQGVSKGIVAERLLITMQQKGVIPDFVLCIGDDRSDEDMFGVITSARASLSPIADVFPCTVGQKPSKAKYYLEDTSEIMRMLQGLANASEQSAARSPSQFAHH is encoded by the exons ATGGCTTCAAGGTCATATTCCAATTTGTTAGATCTTACTTCATGTGGCTCGCCATCGTCTTTCGGTCGGGAGAAGAAAAGGCTTCCTAGAGTTGCAACTGTTGCTGGAGTGTTGTCTGAGTTAGATGATGAAACAAATACCAGTGTTGGCTCTGATGCTCCTTCATCTGTTTGTCAAGAAAGGATGATTATTGTTGGTAACCAGCTTCCTTTGAAGGCGCAAAGGAAAGAGGAGAATGGTAAGTGGGAGTTTACTTGGGATGAGGATTCACTTCTTTTACAGCTGAAAGATGGTCTTGGTGATGATGTCGAAACGATCTATATTGGTTGTCTTAAAGAAGAGATTGATCCAGTTGAGCAAGATGATGTTGCTCAATACTTGCTTGATAATTTCAAGTGTGTACCGACTTTTCTCCCTCCTGAGCTTTTTACTAAATTCTATCATGGTTTTTGTAAGCAGCATCTTTGGCCTTTGTTTCATTACATGCTTCCGCTTTCGCCTGATCTTGGTGGTCGATTCGATCGATCCCTTTGGCAGGCTTATGTTTCTGTCAACAAGATTTTTGCTGATAAAGTGATGGAAGTCATTAACCCTGATGAGGACTTTGTTTGGGTTCATGACTACCACTTGATGGTTCTGCCAACTTTTTTGAGAAAGAGATTTAATCGGGCGAGGTTAGGATTCTTCCTTCATAGTCCTTTTCCGTCTTCTGAGATATACCGAACGCTTCCGGTTAGGGATGAACTTCTTAGAGCCCTTTTGAATTCTGACCTTATAGGGTTTCATACTTTTGACTATGCTAGACATTTCCTCTCCTGTTGTAGTAGAATGCTTGGGATTGCTTATCAATCCAAGCGAGGATATATCGGTCTCGAGTACTATGGAAGAACTGTTAGCATTAAGATTCTTCCGGTTGGTATTCATATAGGTCAGCTTGAATCGGTCATGAATCTTTCCGAGACAGAAAGCAAGGTTGCCGAATTAAGAAACCGGTTCAAAGGTCAAACTGTTATGCTTGGTGTGGATGACATGGATATCTTCAAAGGAATCAGCTTAAAACTTTTGGCCATGGAACAATTGCTTTTACAACATGCGGATAAGAGGGGAAACGTTGTTCTGGTTCAAATCGCAAACCCTGCTAGAGGCCGCGGAAAGGATGTGCAAGAAGTACAGTGTGAAACTTATGCAACAGTGAAAAGGATAAACGACACATTCGGAAGGCCTGGATACACACCGGTCATCTTGATCGATACAACGCTCCAGAGTTACGAGCGGATTGCTTATTATGCAATTGCGGAATGCTGTCTTGTTACAGCTGTAAGAGATGGGATGAACCTTATACCCTATGAGTATATCATTTGTAGACAAGGAAATGAGAAAATAGACGAGATCTTAGGAATAAGCTCGAGTATCCATAAGAAGAGTATGTTGGTGGTGTCTGAGTTCATCGGTTGCTCTCCGTCGTTAAGTGGTGCAATTCGTGTGAATCCATGGAATATTGATGCTGTTGCTGAAGCTATGGATTCTGCATTAATGGTCCCGGAGTCTGAAAAGCAAATGAGGCACGAGAAGCATTATAGGTACGTTAGTACACACGATGTTGCATATTGGGCCCGAAGCTTCTTGCAGGACCTGGAAAGAGCTTGTAGGGATCATCTGAGAAGGAGATGCTGGGGAATTGGCTTTGGTTTAGGATTTCGAGTAATTGCTTTGGATCCAAACTTTAGAAAACTATCCGTGGAACATATTGCTTCAGCTTATAAAAGGACAAAGCACCGAGCAATTCTTTTGGATTACGATAGTACTATGGTGCAGCCTGGATCAATTAGTACAACACCTAATGCTGAATCTGTTGCCATCTTGAACAGCTTGTGCAGTGACACCAAGAATTGTGTTTTCCTTGTAAGTGGAAAGGAGAGAAAGACTCTTACCGAATGGTTTTCTTCTTGTGAGAAGCTCGGACTTGCTGCAGAACATGGCTATTTCGTGAG GACGAGTCATACTGAAGAATGGGAAGCTTGTGTTTCTGTGCCTGATTTTGACTGGAAACAGATTGCTGAGCCAGTTATGCAGTTATATACAGAAACTACAGATGGTTCTAACATAGAGTCCAAAGAGAGCGCTCTTGTTTGGAATTACGAATTTGCAGACCGAGATTTCGGTTCATGCCAAGCTAAGGAGCTTCTTGATCATCTAGAAAGTGTTCTCGCCAATGAGCCTGTTTCAGTTAAAAGTGGCCCAAACATTGTGGAAGTTAAACCTCAG GGTGTGAGTAAGGGTATTGTAGCGGAACGTCTTCTGATAACAATGCAACAAAAGGGAGTGATTCCGGATTTCGTTCTATGCATTGGTGATGACAGATCGGATGAAGACATGTTTGGAGTAATAACAAGTGCAAGGGCATCGCTATCGCCTATTGCTGACGTGTTTCCTTGTACTGTTGGTCAGAAACCAAGCAAGGCAAAGTATTACTTGGAAGACACAAGTGAGATTATGAGGATGTTGCAGGGACTTGCCAATGCTTCTGAGCAAAGTGCAGCTAGAAGTCCTTCTCAGTTTGCTCATCATTAA